From the genome of Amycolatopsis sp. NBC_01488, one region includes:
- a CDS encoding 4-oxalocrotonate tautomerase family protein: MPFANFKVPAGTLTPEQKELLVTRTTDLYAEIYGDRARANTMVLVEEVADGGWGIGGDVLTLAKLQAG; the protein is encoded by the coding sequence ATGCCGTTCGCCAACTTCAAGGTCCCCGCCGGCACCCTCACCCCGGAGCAGAAGGAGCTGCTCGTCACCCGCACCACCGACCTGTACGCCGAGATCTACGGCGACCGCGCCCGCGCGAACACGATGGTGCTGGTCGAGGAGGTCGCCGACGGCGGCTGGGGCATCGGCGGCGACGTGCTCACCCTGGCGAAGCTCCAGGCCGGCTGA
- a CDS encoding TetR/AcrR family transcriptional regulator, translating to MDSRTRILEAAADLLSRSADFSTRAVCEAAGVGAPALYRQFGDKDGLLAAVVDRGFEQYLDGKRAAKPSEDPVRDLRDGWDNHVAFALGHPHHYRLMYSGLSTPPGAAAEAHALLLAVLERCAAAGRLKLPPPLAAQMVMAANAGVALSMITRPELYPVPGFSVRVRESVLAGVLAEDRPEADGVAATATALAARLPETVPGDLTAAEVTVLREWLARLSLHSGH from the coding sequence GTGGACTCTCGAACGCGGATCCTGGAGGCGGCCGCCGACCTGCTGTCCCGCTCGGCCGACTTCTCCACCCGGGCGGTCTGCGAGGCCGCGGGCGTCGGCGCGCCCGCGCTGTACCGCCAGTTCGGCGACAAGGACGGCCTGCTCGCCGCCGTCGTCGACCGCGGGTTCGAGCAGTACCTCGACGGCAAGCGGGCCGCGAAGCCGTCCGAAGACCCGGTGCGCGACCTGCGCGACGGCTGGGACAACCACGTCGCGTTCGCGCTCGGCCACCCCCACCACTACCGCCTGATGTACTCGGGCCTGTCGACGCCGCCGGGCGCGGCGGCCGAGGCACACGCCCTGCTGCTCGCGGTCCTGGAGCGCTGCGCGGCCGCCGGACGGCTGAAGCTGCCGCCGCCGCTCGCCGCGCAGATGGTGATGGCGGCCAACGCGGGCGTCGCGCTGTCGATGATCACCCGCCCGGAGCTCTACCCGGTCCCCGGGTTTTCGGTGCGGGTGCGGGAAAGCGTGCTCGCGGGCGTCCTCGCCGAGGACCGGCCGGAGGCCGACGGCGTCGCGGCCACGGCGACGGCGCTCGCCGCCCGGCTGCCCGAGACGGTGCCGGGCGACCTGACGGCGGCCGAGGTGACGGTGTTGCGGGAGTGGCTGGCGCGGCTGAGCCTCCACAGTGGACACTGA
- a CDS encoding M4 family metallopeptidase, protein MQLRRPLVLAASGALIAAMCTTTAAQAQPTTPNATPDAQTLAVSAAAGLVAGRPAALHASSDDVFLAQKAISATNGLKYIPYERSYKGLPVVGGDFVVATNSTGQVLGTSVAQDQTINLASTTAKVTKAAAEATARQQLSAVDSVSPAQQVVYALGTPALAWKSTVVGRDAEGPSRLDVIVDAATGKVLHTQEHVMNGDGTSAWNGPNPVHLDTTHSGSTYTMKDPAITNTSCQDAANNTTFSGPDDSWGTGNATSRETGCVDALFAAQTENKMLSQWLGRNSFDGNGGGWPIRVGLADENAYYDGTQVQIGHNSQNQWIGSIDVVAHEHGHGIDDHTPGGISGNGTQEFVADVFGASTEWFANEPAPYDTPDFLVGEQINLVGSGPIRNMYNPSALGDKNCYDSSVPSGEVHASAGPGNHWFYLLAEGTNPTNGQPTSPTCNSSTITGLGVQNAVKIFYNAMLLKTTGSSYLKYRTWTLTAAKNLFPGSCTEFNTVKAAWDAISVPAQSGDPTCSATGTVTVSNPGNQSTTTGSAVNLPLSASGGTAPYTWSATGLPAGLSINASTGTISGTATTAGSSSVTVTAKDAANKTGTASFTWTVGTTGGCSGQKIVNGGFESGSGSWTGTTGAIGQWASSGEAAHGGTYSAWLDGYGSTHTESVAQSVSIPAGCHASLTFYLHIDTAETTTTTAYDKLTVTNGSTTLGSYSNLNKASGYALKTIDVSSAAGGTLALNFSGTEDSSLQTSFVIDDVAVTLS, encoded by the coding sequence ATGCAACTGAGACGTCCCCTCGTCTTGGCCGCGAGCGGCGCGCTGATCGCCGCGATGTGCACGACCACCGCCGCCCAGGCCCAGCCCACGACCCCGAACGCCACCCCCGACGCCCAGACCCTGGCCGTCAGCGCGGCGGCCGGTCTCGTGGCCGGCAGGCCCGCCGCGCTGCACGCCAGCTCGGACGACGTCTTCCTGGCCCAGAAAGCGATTTCCGCCACCAACGGGCTCAAGTACATCCCCTACGAGCGCAGCTACAAGGGCCTGCCGGTCGTCGGCGGCGACTTCGTCGTGGCGACCAACTCGACGGGCCAGGTGCTCGGCACCTCCGTTGCGCAGGACCAGACGATCAACCTCGCCTCGACCACCGCGAAGGTGACGAAGGCCGCGGCCGAGGCGACCGCGCGGCAGCAGCTGTCCGCCGTGGACAGCGTGAGCCCGGCGCAGCAGGTCGTCTACGCGCTCGGCACGCCCGCCCTCGCGTGGAAGAGCACCGTCGTCGGCCGCGACGCCGAAGGGCCGAGCCGGCTCGACGTCATCGTCGACGCCGCCACCGGCAAGGTGCTCCACACGCAGGAGCACGTCATGAACGGTGACGGCACCAGCGCGTGGAACGGCCCGAACCCGGTGCACCTCGACACCACGCACTCGGGCAGCACGTACACGATGAAGGACCCGGCCATCACCAACACGTCCTGCCAGGACGCGGCCAACAACACCACCTTCAGCGGCCCGGACGACTCCTGGGGCACCGGCAACGCGACCAGCCGGGAGACCGGCTGCGTCGACGCGCTCTTCGCCGCGCAGACCGAGAACAAGATGCTCTCGCAGTGGCTGGGCCGCAACAGCTTCGACGGCAACGGCGGCGGCTGGCCGATCCGCGTCGGCCTGGCCGACGAGAACGCCTACTACGACGGCACCCAGGTCCAGATCGGTCACAACTCGCAGAACCAGTGGATCGGCTCGATCGACGTCGTCGCGCACGAGCACGGCCACGGCATCGACGACCACACCCCGGGCGGCATCTCCGGCAACGGCACGCAGGAGTTCGTCGCGGACGTCTTCGGCGCCTCGACCGAGTGGTTCGCGAACGAGCCGGCGCCGTACGACACGCCGGACTTCCTCGTCGGCGAGCAGATCAACCTGGTCGGCTCCGGCCCGATCCGCAACATGTACAACCCGTCGGCGCTGGGCGACAAGAACTGCTACGACAGCTCCGTCCCCAGCGGTGAGGTGCACGCGTCCGCCGGCCCCGGCAACCACTGGTTCTACCTGCTGGCCGAAGGCACCAACCCGACCAACGGCCAGCCGACCAGCCCCACGTGCAACAGCTCGACGATCACCGGCCTCGGCGTGCAGAACGCGGTGAAGATCTTCTACAACGCGATGCTGCTCAAGACCACCGGCAGCTCGTACCTGAAGTACCGCACCTGGACGCTGACCGCGGCGAAGAACCTGTTCCCGGGCAGCTGCACCGAGTTCAACACCGTCAAGGCGGCGTGGGACGCGATCAGCGTGCCGGCGCAGTCGGGTGACCCGACGTGCTCGGCGACCGGCACGGTCACCGTCTCGAACCCGGGCAACCAGTCGACCACGACCGGCTCCGCGGTGAACCTGCCGCTGTCGGCCTCGGGCGGCACCGCGCCGTACACCTGGTCGGCCACCGGCCTGCCGGCCGGCCTGTCGATCAACGCCTCCACCGGCACGATCTCGGGCACCGCGACCACCGCGGGCAGCTCGAGCGTCACGGTGACGGCGAAGGACGCGGCGAACAAGACCGGCACGGCGTCGTTCACGTGGACCGTCGGGACCACCGGCGGCTGCTCCGGCCAGAAGATCGTCAACGGCGGCTTCGAATCGGGCAGCGGCAGCTGGACCGGCACGACCGGTGCCATCGGCCAGTGGGCTTCCTCTGGTGAGGCGGCGCACGGCGGCACCTACAGCGCCTGGCTCGACGGGTACGGCTCCACGCACACCGAGTCGGTCGCGCAGTCGGTGAGCATCCCGGCCGGCTGCCACGCCAGCCTGACGTTCTACCTGCACATCGACACGGCGGAGACGACCACCACGACCGCCTACGACAAGCTGACCGTGACCAACGGCAGCACCACCCTCGGCAGCTACTCCAACCTGAACAAGGCGTCCGGGTACGCGCTCAAGACGATCGACGTCTCGTCGGCCGCCGGCGGCACCCTCGCGCTGAACTTCAGCGGCACCGAGGACAGCTCGCTGCAGACCTCGTTCGTCATCGACGACGTGGCCGTCACCCTGAGCTGA
- a CDS encoding STAS domain-containing protein, translating to MRDRNPAVAERTSGVLVVEIRGELDIATVVRWTTVIEAAICELPEPHLLVLDLGSLEFLSARGVRGLLEAMECCQERGIAGCLIITPGSVAARVVRLTGLADRFRVFPNRLTAIAASQPVEMRWLPG from the coding sequence ATGCGCGACCGGAACCCGGCCGTCGCGGAACGGACCAGCGGCGTGCTGGTCGTCGAGATCCGCGGCGAGCTGGACATCGCCACCGTGGTGCGGTGGACGACGGTGATCGAAGCCGCCATCTGCGAGCTGCCGGAGCCGCACCTGCTGGTGCTCGACCTCGGGTCGCTGGAGTTCCTGTCGGCGCGCGGCGTCCGGGGGCTGCTGGAGGCGATGGAGTGCTGCCAGGAGCGCGGGATCGCCGGCTGCCTGATCATCACCCCGGGCAGCGTCGCCGCCCGGGTGGTGCGCCTGACGGGACTCGCCGACCGGTTCCGGGTGTTCCCGAACCGCCTGACGGCGATCGCCGCCAGCCAGCCGGTCGAGATGCGCTGGCTACCCGGCTGA
- the msrA gene encoding peptide-methionine (S)-S-oxide reductase MsrA translates to MTTSTERAVLAGGCFWGMQELFRRQPGVISTRVGYSGGDVPNATYRNHGTHAEAIEVVYDPARTTFRDLLEFFFQVHDPTTKNRQGNDIGLSYRSAIFFENDEQKRVAEDTIADVDASGLWPGKVVTEVAPVGDFWEAEPEHQDYLQRIPNGYTCHFVRPGWKLPKREKTA, encoded by the coding sequence GTGACCACGTCAACCGAGAGGGCCGTCCTGGCCGGCGGCTGCTTCTGGGGCATGCAGGAGCTGTTCCGCCGTCAGCCCGGGGTGATCTCGACCCGGGTCGGTTACAGCGGCGGCGACGTCCCGAACGCCACCTACCGCAACCACGGCACGCACGCCGAGGCCATCGAGGTGGTCTACGACCCGGCGCGGACGACGTTCCGCGACCTGCTCGAGTTCTTCTTCCAGGTGCACGACCCGACGACGAAGAACCGCCAGGGCAACGACATCGGCCTGAGCTACCGGTCGGCGATCTTCTTCGAAAACGACGAGCAGAAGCGCGTCGCCGAGGACACGATCGCCGACGTCGACGCCTCCGGGCTCTGGCCGGGCAAGGTCGTCACCGAGGTCGCCCCGGTGGGCGACTTCTGGGAGGCCGAGCCGGAGCACCAGGACTACCTGCAGCGCATCCCGAACGGGTACACGTGCCACTTCGTGCGCCCGGGCTGGAAGCTCCCGAAGCGCGAGAAGACCGCCTGA